The following proteins come from a genomic window of Gimesia chilikensis:
- a CDS encoding tetratricopeptide repeat protein produces the protein MAETEEEQPDQLLQGSPALQGERVVFTGTLASMTHHKAWEFVEQHGGQAAQHVSRSTTLLVVGEEGWPLEADGSPSVNLSQAQELIQEGTPIRIIKESDWLALIELRDPGVNMDQLYTPAMLTQMLNIPVGTIRRWERQGLIKPVRKIFRLPYFSFQEVASVRRLSQLLESGVHPRELEESLQHLGKVFNEIDAPLSQLTLLSQDAQLLLKDERGLIDPKQGQRVFDFGTEETEVPELAGEEEFEGTIEFTEHLKTPEVKDRSAEEWFQEGCQYLDAGEAKPAIEAFRLSLLGQPDVPETHLHLAEALYLKGNTEGALERYYAAVEWDHDYIEAWTQLGCLHNELGDPEAALQAFEIALQVHPDYPDAHLHTAEVLHQLNRVEEAVPHWKIYLEFDEMGPWADMARQRLEEFEDDDEELTFP, from the coding sequence ATGGCTGAGACAGAAGAAGAACAACCTGATCAACTGCTGCAGGGCTCGCCGGCGCTACAGGGAGAGCGTGTGGTTTTTACCGGTACGCTCGCCTCCATGACACACCACAAGGCGTGGGAGTTCGTCGAGCAGCACGGAGGTCAGGCGGCCCAGCATGTGAGTCGTTCGACGACGCTGCTGGTGGTGGGTGAAGAGGGCTGGCCGCTGGAAGCAGACGGTTCGCCTTCCGTCAATCTGAGCCAGGCCCAGGAACTGATTCAGGAAGGGACGCCGATCCGGATCATCAAGGAATCGGACTGGCTGGCGCTGATTGAACTTCGCGATCCCGGCGTGAATATGGATCAGCTTTATACACCCGCGATGCTGACACAGATGCTGAATATCCCGGTGGGGACCATCCGCAGATGGGAACGCCAGGGACTGATTAAGCCGGTGCGGAAGATTTTCCGACTCCCCTACTTTTCCTTCCAGGAAGTCGCGAGCGTGCGGAGACTGTCGCAGCTGCTGGAATCGGGCGTGCATCCGCGGGAACTGGAAGAAAGCCTGCAGCACCTGGGGAAGGTCTTCAACGAGATCGATGCCCCGCTCTCGCAGCTGACGCTGCTTTCACAGGACGCACAACTGCTGCTGAAAGATGAGCGGGGTCTGATCGATCCCAAACAGGGACAGCGGGTGTTCGACTTTGGTACGGAAGAGACCGAAGTTCCCGAGCTGGCGGGTGAAGAGGAGTTCGAGGGGACGATTGAGTTCACCGAGCACCTGAAGACGCCCGAGGTGAAGGACCGGAGCGCGGAAGAATGGTTCCAGGAAGGCTGCCAGTACCTGGACGCGGGGGAAGCGAAACCCGCGATCGAGGCGTTCCGACTGTCACTGCTGGGGCAACCCGATGTGCCGGAAACGCATCTGCATCTGGCCGAGGCGCTGTATCTCAAAGGAAATACGGAGGGAGCGCTCGAGCGATATTACGCGGCGGTGGAATGGGATCACGATTACATCGAAGCGTGGACGCAGCTGGGTTGTCTGCATAACGAGCTGGGCGATCCGGAAGCGGCGCTGCAGGCGTTTGAGATCGCGCTGCAGGTTCACCCCGATTATCCGGATGCGCATCTGCATACTGCGGAAGTTTTGCACCAGTTGAACCGCGTGGAAGAGGCGGTGCCCCACTGGAAGATATATCTCGAATTCGACGAAATGGGCCCCTGGGCGGATATGGCTCGTCAGCGGCTGGAGGAATTCGAAGACGACGATGAGGAACTGACGTTCCCCTGA
- the glyA gene encoding serine hydroxymethyltransferase has protein sequence MSVLESNDPEIWNLIQAEAKRQKDGLELIASENYTSASIMEAAGSILTNKYAEGLPGRRYYGGCENVDVIENIARDRACSLFGAEYANVQPHSGSQANMSVYFTVLKPGDTFLAMDLAHGGHLTHGMKLNFSGNLYNPVPYGVREDNHQIDYDQVAKLAREHKPKMIIAGASAYPREIDHPKFAEIAAEVGAVLMVDMAHYSGLVAGGVHNNPVEVADFVTSTTHKTLRGPRSGFVLMKKKYAKDLNREVFPGIQGGPLEHVIAGKAVCFKEAATDDFKAYARQIVANAKTLADALMAGGIKLASGGTDNHLMLCDVTAIGLAGKIAEEALDKAGITVNKNMIPYDQRKPLDPSGIRIGTAALTTRGMKEDEMKKVGAWILKVLGAPEDEATISAVKGEIEEFAQNFPVPGIA, from the coding sequence ATGTCCGTGCTCGAGTCGAATGACCCCGAAATCTGGAACCTGATTCAGGCTGAAGCCAAACGTCAGAAAGACGGTCTGGAACTCATCGCCTCTGAAAATTACACCAGTGCTTCGATCATGGAAGCAGCCGGCTCGATCCTGACGAACAAATACGCCGAAGGACTCCCCGGACGCCGTTACTACGGCGGTTGTGAAAACGTCGACGTCATCGAAAACATCGCCCGCGATCGGGCCTGCAGCCTCTTCGGTGCCGAATACGCCAACGTCCAGCCGCACTCCGGTTCCCAGGCCAACATGTCCGTCTACTTCACCGTCCTCAAACCAGGCGACACCTTCCTGGCGATGGACCTCGCACACGGCGGTCACCTCACTCACGGCATGAAACTCAACTTCTCGGGCAATCTCTATAACCCCGTTCCTTACGGCGTACGGGAAGACAATCACCAGATCGACTACGATCAGGTTGCCAAACTGGCCCGCGAACACAAACCTAAAATGATCATCGCTGGTGCCTCCGCGTACCCCCGCGAAATCGATCACCCCAAGTTCGCAGAAATCGCCGCTGAAGTCGGTGCCGTCCTGATGGTCGACATGGCCCACTATTCCGGCCTCGTCGCTGGTGGCGTGCACAACAACCCGGTTGAAGTCGCCGACTTCGTCACCTCCACCACCCACAAAACACTGCGTGGTCCCCGGTCCGGCTTCGTCCTCATGAAGAAGAAGTACGCCAAAGACCTTAACCGCGAAGTCTTCCCGGGTATCCAGGGGGGACCGCTGGAACACGTCATCGCCGGTAAAGCCGTCTGCTTCAAAGAAGCCGCTACCGACGACTTCAAAGCCTACGCCCGGCAGATCGTCGCCAACGCGAAGACCCTCGCCGATGCCCTGATGGCCGGCGGCATCAAGCTCGCGTCCGGCGGAACCGACAACCACCTGATGCTCTGCGACGTCACCGCCATCGGCCTCGCCGGTAAGATCGCTGAAGAAGCCCTCGACAAGGCCGGCATCACCGTCAACAAAAACATGATCCCCTACGATCAACGCAAGCCCCTCGATCCCAGCGGGATTCGCATCGGGACCGCCGCACTCACCACGCGCGGCATGAAAGAAGACGAGATGAAAAAGGTCGGTGCCTGGATTCTCAAAGTCCTCGGCGCCCCCGAAGACGAAGCGACCATCAGTGCCGTCAAAGGGGAAATCGAGGAATTCGCTCAGAACTTCCCCGTGCCCGGCATCGCGTAA
- a CDS encoding alkaline ceramidase — protein MSERALAAKTEAFFRGRIGVATVDITPPVGIYARNWGAAKHDVADWIHRKLTLNALVLCETDSQQPAVFLDGDLGWWRSLPTFRRFQSRLLEALKLDEASLIFGVTHTHASPPLTDPDPDLPASDMLAEFLEQVYEASVKVTLQAMKNATEAVVEWKTGRCELAGMRDLPDPDGERLICGWNPDEPADDTLVIGRISDLEGALQAVIVNYACHPTTLAWENTAISPDYPGAMRETIQKTLGVPALFMQGASGELAPRYQYVGDPTVADRHGRQLAYAALATLENMDPPGTRLAYKGVMESGAPLAVWKHALVTPVSLLKRKKVTVEMQIKDWPTADELEQQRQACTDRALEERLRRRRNIRRGIGDGDTLELPIWVWRMGDTILVGSPTEAYSILQRTLRERFPERTIVCLNLINGTTGYLTPEELYDLDLYQVWQTPFARGGLEKLIAGMTEAIEDIIQE, from the coding sequence ATGAGTGAACGAGCTTTAGCAGCGAAAACAGAGGCGTTCTTTCGGGGAAGGATCGGAGTGGCGACGGTGGACATCACCCCGCCGGTGGGGATCTATGCCCGGAACTGGGGGGCCGCGAAACACGACGTGGCGGACTGGATCCATCGCAAACTGACATTGAACGCGCTGGTGCTCTGCGAAACCGACTCCCAGCAGCCGGCGGTGTTTCTGGACGGGGACCTGGGATGGTGGCGCTCGCTGCCGACGTTTCGCCGGTTTCAGTCAAGGTTGCTGGAGGCGCTCAAACTGGACGAGGCTTCGCTGATCTTCGGCGTCACGCACACGCATGCGTCGCCTCCGCTGACGGATCCTGATCCCGATCTGCCGGCGAGCGACATGCTGGCGGAGTTCCTGGAGCAGGTCTACGAAGCGTCGGTCAAGGTCACACTGCAGGCGATGAAAAACGCGACCGAGGCGGTGGTGGAATGGAAGACCGGGCGTTGCGAACTGGCGGGGATGCGGGATCTGCCCGACCCGGACGGGGAGCGATTGATCTGCGGCTGGAATCCGGACGAGCCCGCTGACGATACGCTGGTGATCGGACGAATCAGCGATCTGGAGGGGGCGTTGCAGGCGGTGATCGTGAATTACGCCTGTCATCCGACGACGCTGGCGTGGGAGAATACGGCGATCTCGCCCGATTATCCGGGAGCGATGCGCGAGACGATTCAGAAGACGTTGGGGGTCCCTGCCCTGTTCATGCAGGGGGCATCGGGAGAGCTTGCGCCGCGGTATCAGTACGTGGGCGATCCTACGGTGGCGGATCGTCACGGGAGACAACTCGCGTATGCGGCACTGGCAACGCTGGAGAACATGGATCCTCCAGGCACGCGTCTGGCATACAAGGGAGTGATGGAATCAGGCGCACCGCTGGCGGTGTGGAAGCATGCCCTGGTGACGCCGGTCAGTCTGTTGAAACGGAAGAAAGTCACCGTGGAGATGCAGATCAAAGACTGGCCGACCGCGGACGAACTGGAGCAACAACGACAGGCGTGTACTGATCGGGCGCTGGAGGAACGACTCAGACGCAGGCGGAATATTCGTCGCGGGATTGGAGACGGAGATACTTTAGAACTGCCGATCTGGGTGTGGCGAATGGGGGATACGATATTGGTAGGAAGCCCGACCGAAGCGTATTCGATTCTGCAACGAACGTTGCGAGAGCGGTTTCCCGAGCGGACGATTGTCTGTCTGAACCTGATCAACGGAACGACTGGTTACCTGACGCCGGAGGAACTGTATGACCTGGATCTGTACCAGGTGTGGCAGACGCCGTTTGCCCGGGGCGGACTGGAAAAGCTGATCGCGGGGATGACCGAGGCGATTGAAGACATCATCCAGGAGTGA
- a CDS encoding dihydrodipicolinate synthase family protein gives MAGMIRGVLPVLHTPLLEDETIDRDALAREIDWCYEVGADGVCGAMVSEVLRLTYEERGELTRLMAELSKGRGVVVASVGAESTRQALVYARQAEEAGCDAVMAIPPVTTAIPEAALWDYFATIARECALPLIVQDASSYVGNAISIDFYRRLLDEFGAEKIRFKPEASPIGPNLSALRDATAGQALIYDGSGGILLVDAYRRGITGTMPGVDLLDGIVALWNALRAGDDKATYRISFPISALVALQLQAGLDGFLAIEKYLLVKRGIFTSAQRCTPHAWDLDEETQAEVDRLFDRLMQALADE, from the coding sequence ATGGCCGGAATGATTCGAGGAGTACTGCCGGTACTGCATACGCCGCTCCTGGAGGACGAGACGATTGATCGGGACGCTTTGGCGCGGGAGATCGACTGGTGTTATGAAGTGGGAGCAGACGGCGTCTGTGGGGCGATGGTTTCGGAGGTACTGCGTCTGACCTACGAGGAGCGCGGGGAACTCACGCGGCTGATGGCAGAACTGTCAAAAGGCCGCGGCGTGGTGGTCGCCAGCGTGGGAGCGGAGAGCACACGTCAGGCACTGGTCTATGCACGACAGGCTGAAGAGGCGGGCTGCGATGCGGTGATGGCGATCCCCCCGGTGACGACGGCGATTCCGGAAGCGGCGCTGTGGGATTATTTCGCGACGATCGCACGCGAGTGTGCCCTGCCCCTGATTGTGCAGGATGCGTCTTCATATGTGGGGAACGCAATTTCCATCGATTTTTATCGTCGACTGCTGGATGAGTTCGGGGCGGAAAAAATCCGGTTCAAGCCGGAAGCGTCTCCCATTGGTCCGAACCTGTCGGCACTCCGCGATGCGACCGCAGGACAGGCATTGATCTATGACGGTTCGGGCGGGATTCTGCTAGTGGACGCGTATCGGCGGGGAATTACGGGGACGATGCCGGGCGTGGATCTGCTGGATGGAATCGTGGCGCTGTGGAATGCACTGCGGGCCGGAGATGACAAGGCGACGTATCGGATTTCGTTTCCGATCAGTGCGCTGGTGGCGCTGCAGTTACAGGCGGGGCTGGATGGATTTCTGGCGATCGAGAAATACCTGCTGGTGAAGCGGGGAATCTTTACTTCGGCGCAGCGCTGCACGCCGCATGCGTGGGATCTGGATGAAGAAACACAGGCGGAAGTGGATCGACTGTTTGATCGATTAATGCAGGCGTTAGCAGACGAGTAA
- a CDS encoding enolase C-terminal domain-like protein has protein sequence MKIERIETLVCHARMRNWVFVKVVTDQPGLFGWGEATLEWHTRGIVGTIEDLSQLLIGEDPRRVEYLWQMMWRQHFWHGSGVTRSTAIAGIDLALWDILGKIHGVPCHQLWGGPVRDYIRLYCHLGGGNMESFYQTSTDNAAQFADLAQQAVADGFTAFKSMAVPPTMPIEGLKPVKAADDCVAAMREAVGDEIDIMVDCHARPSPAMGLQFAQALDPYGLYFFEEPCWPESIESLARINAAVTTPIATGERLTHLAAFRDLFEKRGCEICQLDLTHCGGFTEARRIAALADAHRIALAPHNPQGPVSTAASLEFGFSQPSYIICESVHEDVPWRQDVVEEGFEIDPATRTVKPNTKPGLGISINEDEVKKHPFEQETVQRVFYQDGAIGDW, from the coding sequence ATGAAAATCGAACGCATCGAGACACTGGTGTGTCACGCCCGGATGAGAAACTGGGTGTTTGTGAAAGTGGTCACCGATCAGCCTGGACTGTTCGGCTGGGGTGAAGCGACACTGGAGTGGCACACGCGGGGGATCGTGGGGACGATCGAGGATCTGTCCCAGCTGTTGATCGGCGAAGACCCCCGACGGGTGGAATATCTGTGGCAGATGATGTGGCGGCAGCACTTCTGGCACGGGAGTGGCGTCACACGGTCGACGGCGATTGCCGGTATCGATCTGGCGTTGTGGGACATCCTGGGGAAGATTCACGGCGTGCCCTGTCATCAGTTGTGGGGCGGCCCGGTGCGGGATTACATCCGGCTGTACTGTCATCTGGGGGGCGGCAATATGGAGTCGTTCTACCAGACGTCGACCGACAATGCGGCTCAGTTCGCAGATCTGGCGCAACAGGCGGTGGCGGACGGGTTCACGGCGTTTAAGTCGATGGCGGTGCCTCCCACGATGCCGATTGAAGGTCTGAAGCCTGTGAAAGCGGCTGACGACTGTGTCGCAGCGATGCGGGAGGCGGTGGGAGACGAGATCGACATCATGGTGGACTGCCATGCCCGCCCTTCTCCGGCGATGGGGCTGCAGTTCGCGCAGGCACTGGATCCGTATGGACTGTATTTCTTCGAAGAGCCGTGCTGGCCGGAATCGATCGAGAGCCTGGCGCGGATCAATGCGGCGGTGACGACGCCGATCGCGACGGGAGAGCGGCTGACGCACCTGGCAGCGTTCCGGGATCTGTTCGAGAAACGGGGCTGCGAGATCTGTCAGCTGGACCTGACCCATTGCGGCGGGTTCACGGAAGCGCGGCGGATCGCAGCGCTGGCAGACGCGCACCGCATCGCGTTGGCGCCGCATAATCCACAGGGGCCGGTGAGTACGGCGGCATCGCTGGAATTTGGATTTTCGCAGCCGAGCTACATCATCTGTGAGTCGGTGCACGAGGACGTGCCCTGGCGTCAGGATGTGGTCGAGGAAGGTTTCGAGATTGATCCTGCGACGCGAACAGTGAAGCCGAACACGAAGCCGGGCCTGGGGATTTCGATCAACGAGGACGAGGTCAAAAAGCATCCGTTCGAACAGGAGACGGTGCAGCGAGTCTTCTACCAGGACGGAGCCATCGGCGACTGGTAA
- a CDS encoding MFS transporter: MTDQDEPKLTSYGTPTRARFLVLTLLCLVAAVAYISRNAISVPAKLIQEELDITQTQMGWVMSAFFWSYALSQIPSGWIAHVWGTRRSLTAFAVLWSIATALTGMVTGFWMLIGVRLIFGISQAGIFPCCASTISKWLPHARRGLASGLLGSFMSIGSAFGAFSIGLLLAGIHVGGIEIPGVSWRTIMYLCAVPSFIWAVVFYYWFRDRPEDHPAVNPAELHLIRGDESETSAEKTKDDPKETHAEPTPWGQILTSFSMWMICGQQFFRAAGNIFYMTWFPVYLQKARDISLASSGILTSLPLLTFVVGNFLGGIVVDLVLQRTGSRRWSRQGVAIVAMLGCGLCTLCAYFVKEMNLAMTLISISMFFAGLGGACGYTVTIDKGGQHVAPIFGMMNMMGNLGAALLPVVVGAMFDAGRYESVLILMAGIYVSAALCWMLLNPNGTVFKEKRQAAQT, translated from the coding sequence GTGACTGATCAGGATGAGCCGAAACTGACTTCGTATGGAACACCGACGCGTGCCCGCTTTCTGGTACTGACACTGTTGTGTCTGGTGGCAGCGGTGGCTTACATCAGCCGAAATGCGATTTCGGTGCCCGCCAAACTGATCCAGGAAGAGCTTGATATCACTCAGACGCAGATGGGCTGGGTGATGAGTGCCTTTTTCTGGAGCTACGCGCTGTCACAGATTCCGAGTGGCTGGATTGCCCATGTGTGGGGCACGCGACGATCGCTGACCGCGTTTGCCGTCCTGTGGTCAATCGCGACGGCGCTGACTGGAATGGTAACCGGGTTCTGGATGCTGATTGGCGTGCGGTTGATCTTTGGGATTTCACAGGCGGGGATATTCCCCTGTTGTGCGAGTACGATTTCGAAGTGGTTGCCCCATGCCCGACGCGGTCTGGCCAGTGGGTTGCTGGGCAGTTTTATGTCCATTGGAAGTGCCTTTGGTGCGTTCAGTATCGGTCTGCTGCTGGCGGGGATTCATGTTGGAGGCATTGAAATACCTGGGGTTTCCTGGCGGACGATCATGTATCTGTGCGCGGTGCCGAGCTTTATCTGGGCGGTCGTGTTTTATTACTGGTTCCGTGATCGCCCCGAAGATCATCCAGCGGTGAATCCGGCCGAGTTGCATCTCATTCGAGGGGATGAGTCGGAGACGTCAGCAGAGAAGACAAAAGATGATCCGAAGGAAACACACGCCGAGCCGACGCCCTGGGGGCAGATTCTGACCAGCTTTTCCATGTGGATGATCTGTGGTCAGCAGTTTTTCCGGGCGGCGGGGAATATTTTCTATATGACGTGGTTTCCCGTCTATCTGCAGAAGGCGCGGGATATCAGCCTGGCCTCTTCCGGCATTTTGACCAGTCTTCCGCTGTTGACGTTCGTGGTGGGGAACTTTCTGGGAGGAATCGTGGTGGATCTGGTACTGCAACGGACCGGGAGCCGTCGCTGGAGTCGACAGGGAGTTGCGATTGTCGCCATGCTGGGCTGCGGGCTGTGTACGCTGTGTGCCTATTTTGTGAAAGAGATGAATCTGGCGATGACACTTATTTCGATCAGCATGTTCTTCGCGGGTCTGGGAGGGGCTTGTGGTTACACAGTGACGATCGATAAAGGGGGCCAGCATGTGGCGCCGATCTTCGGGATGATGAATATGATGGGCAACCTGGGAGCCGCCCTGCTCCCGGTTGTGGTAGGAGCGATGTTCGATGCGGGCCGGTATGAATCAGTGCTGATTCTGATGGCGGGCATTTATGTGAGTGCCGCATTGTGCTGGATGCTGCTCAATCCGAACGGAACCGTTTTCAAGGAAAAACGGCAAGCAGCCCAGACGTAA